The Terriglobus tenax genome contains a region encoding:
- a CDS encoding alpha/beta hydrolase family protein — MARLVRFLAVLFLATSFASLAVPATAQDASPVQVTSGVSYQYIGRWDADKLNQVLKTDTPKFFGVNVTYTPARNAVKLYRVTYNSVVPEQNNKPIVASGLLAIPELAGASFPMVSYQHGTVYGKQQVPSYPEQSPETQLMLAQFAGQGYIVIGADYFGMGISKEPEGYLVKGSHQQATYDMLMASRAVLAQMKIASPKLFLGGWSQGGFVTMAMLEKLEAAGITVDAAATASAPVDGYATFSGVLDFPRPFDADWLTTIFILASFSFENYYNVPGLAHALINDEYYDVSRRAYERLPFDPKQVPTDLHKLIRPEYFNPQYFANSAFGRLSAQTQAYRWVIKSPVHNYYGETDEAIAIGIGELAMNYQRAMGSGNMQVEAISTGKTTHRGTYATATPMWKIWFDSKLAK; from the coding sequence GTGGCTCGTCTTGTTCGTTTTCTTGCAGTACTTTTTCTGGCAACCAGCTTTGCATCGCTCGCGGTTCCTGCCACAGCGCAGGATGCTTCGCCGGTGCAGGTGACATCCGGCGTCAGCTACCAGTACATCGGCCGCTGGGATGCGGACAAACTCAACCAGGTATTGAAGACCGACACGCCCAAGTTCTTTGGCGTGAACGTTACGTATACGCCGGCGCGCAATGCCGTAAAGCTTTACCGTGTGACCTACAACTCGGTCGTTCCGGAACAGAACAACAAACCGATTGTTGCTTCCGGACTGCTGGCGATTCCAGAGCTGGCCGGCGCGAGCTTTCCGATGGTTTCGTATCAGCACGGAACCGTGTACGGAAAGCAGCAGGTACCTTCCTACCCGGAACAATCGCCTGAAACCCAGCTGATGCTGGCGCAGTTCGCCGGCCAGGGCTACATCGTCATCGGCGCCGATTACTTCGGCATGGGTATCTCAAAGGAGCCGGAGGGCTACCTGGTGAAGGGAAGCCACCAGCAGGCCACCTATGACATGTTGATGGCCAGCCGCGCCGTGCTGGCCCAGATGAAGATTGCATCGCCAAAGCTGTTTCTCGGCGGCTGGTCGCAGGGCGGCTTTGTGACCATGGCTATGCTGGAAAAGCTGGAGGCCGCTGGTATCACCGTGGATGCGGCAGCGACCGCCAGTGCTCCGGTGGATGGCTATGCGACCTTCAGCGGCGTGCTGGACTTTCCGCGGCCGTTCGATGCGGACTGGCTGACGACGATCTTTATCCTGGCTTCCTTCTCGTTTGAAAACTATTACAACGTGCCGGGCCTGGCGCACGCGCTGATCAACGACGAGTATTACGACGTGTCACGCCGCGCCTATGAACGGCTGCCGTTTGATCCGAAGCAGGTACCAACGGACCTGCACAAGCTTATCCGGCCGGAGTACTTCAATCCGCAGTATTTCGCGAACTCAGCTTTTGGCCGCCTCTCTGCCCAGACGCAGGCCTACCGCTGGGTGATCAAGAGCCCGGTGCATAACTACTATGGCGAAACGGACGAGGCGATCGCGATTGGCATTGGAGAACTTGCCATGAACTATCAGCGCGCCATGGGGAGCGGCAATATGCAGGTGGAGGCTATCTCCACGGGCAAGACGACGCATCGCGGCACCTACGCCACGGCAACCCCAATGTGGAAGATCTGGTTCGACAGCAAGCTGGCGAAGTAA
- a CDS encoding TIGR03435 family protein, with product MFIRAAKSLSFSLLLVCCISGLAQNVPQMAADAHPSFEVATIKISNPNEQGLGFRLSGERLLAVHATLFDVIKWAYGLQAKQLQGLPEWALVQRWDIEGKPDVPGSPNREQAREMMRKLLTDRFQLQFHMEKQTMAVYRLELMSGPLRLIKSTSGEPIPAMGFLDPGLLLARNATMDELASLMQERLLDRPVANKTGLTGRYDLAVDFEPLTPQNDTAGQGLPAMASQRSDLFTALQEQLGLRLLPEKDEVNVLTVDKAEKPSAN from the coding sequence ATGTTCATACGGGCCGCGAAGTCGCTGAGCTTTTCCTTGCTTCTCGTGTGTTGCATATCAGGCTTGGCGCAGAACGTCCCGCAGATGGCCGCGGATGCACATCCGTCTTTTGAAGTCGCCACCATCAAAATAAGCAATCCCAATGAACAGGGTCTGGGCTTTCGCCTGAGCGGGGAACGCCTGCTCGCCGTCCACGCCACCCTGTTCGACGTCATCAAGTGGGCATACGGCCTCCAGGCCAAGCAACTCCAGGGTTTACCGGAATGGGCGCTCGTCCAGAGATGGGATATCGAAGGAAAACCCGATGTCCCGGGATCTCCCAACCGGGAACAGGCCCGCGAGATGATGCGTAAACTGCTCACGGATCGTTTTCAGCTCCAGTTTCATATGGAAAAACAGACCATGGCCGTCTACCGGCTGGAACTGATGAGCGGACCTCTGAGGCTGATCAAGAGCACCTCCGGTGAACCCATCCCGGCAATGGGATTTCTTGACCCCGGCCTTCTGCTGGCGCGCAACGCCACCATGGATGAGTTGGCCAGCCTGATGCAGGAACGCCTGCTGGACCGCCCCGTTGCCAATAAGACCGGGCTTACTGGACGTTACGACCTGGCAGTGGACTTCGAGCCGCTCACGCCGCAGAACGACACAGCCGGGCAAGGACTCCCCGCCATGGCCTCTCAACGTTCTGACCTCTTTACCGCGCTCCAGGAGCAACTCGGCCTGCGTCTGCTCCCTGAAAAAGACGAAGTGAATGTGCTGACCGTGGATAAGGCAGAAAAACCCTCGGCTAACTAG
- a CDS encoding BlaI/MecI/CopY family transcriptional regulator, with the protein MGEIRLSRQEFQVMEALWSRPEASIREIHESFPARKRPAYTTVQTVVNRLETKGALKRTRKVGNFHMYAAAMTRDKAQSRVIDELLSMLGGKSQPLMAHLVRSGKLTMDDVKDAEQMLKAMARDKKK; encoded by the coding sequence GTGGGAGAGATCCGGCTCAGCAGGCAGGAGTTTCAGGTGATGGAGGCGCTGTGGTCGCGGCCGGAGGCATCGATCCGCGAGATACATGAGAGCTTTCCGGCACGCAAGCGTCCAGCGTATACCACGGTGCAGACGGTGGTGAACCGCCTTGAAACCAAGGGTGCCTTGAAGCGCACGCGCAAGGTGGGAAACTTCCACATGTATGCCGCAGCCATGACGCGCGACAAGGCGCAGAGTCGTGTCATCGATGAGTTGCTGTCCATGCTGGGCGGCAAGTCGCAGCCGCTGATGGCGCACCTTGTGCGGTCAGGCAAGCTGACCATGGACGATGTAAAAGATGCAGAACAGATGCTGAAAGCGATGGCCAGGGACAAGAAGAAATAG
- a CDS encoding M56 family metallopeptidase — protein sequence MLWSDGLSAVSNHLWQSTLFAAAAWAMTLLLRRQQARVRYAVWMAASLKFLLPLALLVSWGSSMRSASRVVPAMPVVEQSMQTVAQPFTSDEASAVAVEPRATVKDKGKHTWLVASLLAAWGLGAMCLASLWGREWQRLRGVVRQAAPVELCGEVPVYLSQTRMEPGVFGVLRPVIVLPAGMQAQLSGAQMEALMMHEMEHVRRRDNLTAMLHMAVQAVFWFHPMVWWIRNHLLEERELACDEAVLRAQADPHLYAESILAVCRGYVAMPVLYASGMTGAELKRRLAHILRGGPAERLGCMRLAGLLGLLLVAVFAPLSLGMLRVHAASVFAHAEETQAAQMAAIPHVEFEVATVKLNTLGVPPYGPPPMTNVDLDPGDLYEDTHGLFRVRNKSLRTLIAFAYKMSGDQQNYLKHHVPDFVLNERFDVDAKTDKVNATKDEMRAMVRSLLEQRFGLKVHTETIETNIYAMVQSTAGKFGPQMRIHPADDATCDQPPPEGRLQMPKDGYPPMCGVVVGLPNPHPPTETKSMITVGGRNVPLSLVAAALVAPYTGDTGLQRTVVDMTGVNQNVDFVLNLGYDEMEPTFTPNTAPWFPTELQEQLGLKLKGQKGPIHVYIVDHVEHLIPE from the coding sequence ATGCTGTGGAGCGATGGGCTGAGTGCTGTTTCAAACCACCTTTGGCAAAGCACGTTGTTTGCCGCGGCCGCGTGGGCGATGACCCTTCTTCTGCGGCGTCAGCAGGCACGTGTGCGCTACGCGGTATGGATGGCGGCTTCGCTGAAGTTCCTGTTACCGCTTGCGCTGCTGGTTTCCTGGGGCAGTTCCATGCGCTCCGCGTCGCGTGTTGTGCCGGCCATGCCGGTCGTGGAACAAAGCATGCAGACCGTTGCGCAACCGTTCACCAGCGACGAGGCAAGCGCAGTGGCGGTAGAGCCGCGTGCGACGGTCAAAGACAAGGGCAAGCACACGTGGCTTGTCGCGTCTCTGCTCGCCGCGTGGGGACTGGGAGCCATGTGCCTTGCTTCTCTCTGGGGGCGGGAGTGGCAACGCCTGCGCGGCGTAGTGCGTCAGGCCGCACCTGTGGAGCTGTGTGGGGAGGTGCCGGTCTATCTTTCGCAAACGCGGATGGAGCCGGGAGTCTTCGGTGTACTACGACCTGTCATTGTTTTGCCGGCGGGTATGCAGGCGCAACTGAGCGGAGCGCAGATGGAAGCGCTGATGATGCATGAGATGGAACATGTACGACGGCGCGACAATCTTACGGCGATGCTGCACATGGCGGTGCAGGCGGTCTTCTGGTTTCACCCGATGGTGTGGTGGATCAGGAACCATCTGCTTGAAGAGCGTGAGCTGGCGTGTGATGAAGCCGTGCTGCGCGCCCAGGCAGACCCGCATCTCTATGCGGAAAGCATTCTTGCGGTGTGCCGTGGCTATGTAGCGATGCCGGTGTTGTATGCGTCGGGCATGACCGGTGCGGAGTTGAAACGCAGACTTGCGCATATCCTGCGGGGCGGACCAGCAGAGCGGCTTGGGTGCATGCGACTGGCAGGGTTGCTGGGTCTACTGCTGGTTGCCGTGTTTGCACCACTGTCGCTCGGTATGTTGCGCGTGCATGCAGCGTCTGTCTTTGCCCATGCAGAAGAGACACAGGCTGCGCAGATGGCTGCGATACCGCACGTGGAGTTTGAAGTGGCCACGGTCAAACTGAATACCCTGGGCGTGCCGCCGTACGGCCCTCCGCCTATGACGAATGTCGATCTTGACCCTGGCGACCTCTACGAGGACACGCATGGGCTGTTTCGCGTGCGGAACAAGTCGTTGCGTACGCTGATTGCGTTTGCCTACAAGATGTCTGGAGACCAGCAGAACTACCTGAAGCACCATGTCCCGGACTTTGTATTGAACGAGCGTTTTGACGTGGATGCGAAGACAGACAAGGTGAATGCAACCAAGGACGAGATGCGTGCCATGGTGCGATCGCTGCTGGAACAGCGCTTCGGCTTGAAGGTCCATACCGAAACCATCGAGACCAACATTTATGCCATGGTGCAAAGCACGGCGGGGAAGTTTGGACCGCAGATGAGGATTCACCCGGCTGACGATGCGACATGCGATCAACCGCCGCCGGAAGGTCGGCTACAAATGCCAAAGGATGGCTATCCGCCGATGTGCGGTGTTGTCGTCGGGTTACCGAACCCGCATCCCCCGACCGAGACGAAGTCCATGATTACGGTGGGCGGACGGAACGTTCCCTTGAGCCTGGTGGCTGCGGCGCTGGTGGCTCCTTACACGGGAGACACGGGGCTGCAACGCACCGTGGTGGACATGACCGGAGTGAATCAGAATGTCGACTTTGTGTTGAACCTGGGCTATGACGAGATGGAGCCAACCTTCACGCCGAACACCGCGCCATGGTTTCCGACGGAGTTGCAGGAGCAACTGGGGCTGAAGCTGAAAGGCCAGAAGGGGCCGATCCATGTGTACATCGTGGACCATGTGGAGCACCTGATCCCCGAGTAG
- a CDS encoding response regulator: protein MNSEQNVPEASAPQAPPPVSSENGQSTAPGQGTSRSSRRRRRRRKSKTGDAVAAPAEGQIVIQSGEDSDFVPQPRQPQASSPQGQSQGQGQNSPSAKRWKKKQRRRERQRTGGEYSPGNQIEPGNSVNGSNGFARRKQKPKGPRSFVGPMDHSYREANGNYAETSPSTMEMNGNTRGGHSKQRRNYDFEGGNIDRLPPELRAPVTTTVIREDAPTHIYFFVDDLFLTAKINEAARKLGVKVAFSKNDPEQLAQLFSGEEHTRPALIVFDLNNTAAKPLTLIPKIRTKLKRKVSILGFLSVLQGDLKAKATEVGCDTVMPKAAFSQNLPNLLRRYGAEEDEEPNFNQ, encoded by the coding sequence ATGAATTCAGAGCAGAACGTACCCGAGGCATCCGCGCCTCAGGCACCGCCACCTGTAAGCTCCGAGAACGGACAATCCACCGCCCCAGGTCAGGGGACATCCCGCAGCAGCCGCCGTCGTCGCCGCCGCCGCAAGAGCAAGACCGGAGATGCCGTGGCAGCGCCAGCAGAAGGCCAGATTGTCATCCAGAGTGGTGAGGATAGTGATTTTGTTCCCCAGCCCCGCCAGCCCCAGGCCAGCAGCCCGCAGGGCCAAAGCCAGGGACAGGGACAGAACAGCCCCAGCGCCAAGCGTTGGAAGAAGAAGCAGCGGCGTCGAGAACGCCAGCGCACTGGTGGCGAGTACAGCCCCGGCAACCAGATTGAGCCCGGCAACAGCGTGAATGGCAGCAACGGATTTGCCCGCCGCAAGCAGAAGCCAAAGGGTCCGCGCAGCTTTGTCGGTCCCATGGACCACAGCTACCGCGAGGCCAATGGCAACTACGCGGAGACGTCTCCCTCGACGATGGAGATGAACGGCAACACGCGCGGCGGCCATTCCAAGCAGCGCCGCAATTATGACTTTGAGGGTGGCAACATTGACCGTCTGCCGCCCGAGTTGCGCGCCCCCGTCACCACCACGGTGATTCGTGAAGATGCGCCGACACACATCTACTTCTTCGTCGACGATCTATTCCTGACGGCGAAGATCAACGAAGCGGCCCGCAAGCTGGGTGTGAAGGTGGCCTTCTCGAAGAACGATCCAGAGCAGCTGGCACAGTTGTTCTCTGGCGAGGAGCATACGCGGCCGGCACTGATCGTATTCGACCTGAACAACACCGCCGCCAAGCCGTTGACGCTGATCCCGAAGATCCGCACCAAGCTGAAGCGCAAGGTTTCCATCCTCGGCTTCCTCTCCGTGCTGCAGGGCGACCTGAAGGCCAAGGCTACCGAGGTTGGTTGCGACACGGTAATGCCGAAGGCAGCCTTCAGCCAGAACCTGCCGAACCTGCTGCGCCGCTATGGCGCGGAAGAGGACGAAGAACCAAACTTCAACCAGTAG
- a CDS encoding TIGR03435 family protein, whose amino-acid sequence MKKLLLWMLVFLAGVAGARAQAPVDITGTWQGTMQPQGAPRELRILLKITKDDGVLKVVAYSIDQGGAPMNATAASLKGDTFTFEQAALAAKYEGRLAPDGKSMTGTFAQAERPTPLNFAKVNPEAAWEIPKPPERPKPMDKSYDPVFDVATIKQSNPDTPGINFRFGVRRFQTINTTLVDMLKFAYKLQDKQLSGLPSWANEIKWDVDGRPDGEGQPSADQWRSALKKLLVERFQLKFHTEDRELPVYLLEQAKGGQKMSLNESGPDRGAGLLFRGPGIFTAQNATMADFAGLLQETLLDRPVLDKTGLGTAHYDFKLTWQPDATQFGGRFANAPVFDPPRPDLYTAVQEQAGLKITPAKAPAQVFVFEKTEKPSEN is encoded by the coding sequence ATGAAGAAGCTGTTGCTGTGGATGTTGGTCTTTCTGGCAGGCGTGGCGGGTGCGCGGGCACAGGCTCCCGTAGATATAACCGGAACATGGCAGGGCACCATGCAGCCGCAGGGCGCTCCGCGTGAACTGCGTATCCTGCTGAAGATCACAAAAGACGATGGCGTCCTGAAGGTCGTTGCCTACTCCATTGACCAGGGGGGAGCCCCGATGAACGCCACCGCTGCGTCTCTGAAGGGCGATACTTTTACCTTTGAGCAGGCAGCGCTTGCCGCCAAGTATGAAGGCAGGCTCGCTCCCGACGGCAAGAGCATGACCGGCACCTTTGCCCAGGCCGAGCGGCCCACGCCGCTCAACTTCGCCAAGGTCAACCCCGAGGCCGCCTGGGAGATACCCAAGCCGCCCGAGCGGCCCAAGCCCATGGACAAGAGCTACGATCCGGTCTTTGACGTAGCCACCATCAAGCAAAGCAACCCCGATACGCCGGGCATCAACTTCCGCTTCGGCGTCCGCCGCTTCCAGACCATCAACACCACGCTGGTCGACATGCTGAAGTTTGCCTACAAGCTGCAGGACAAGCAGCTCAGCGGACTACCCTCCTGGGCCAACGAGATCAAGTGGGATGTCGATGGCCGCCCCGATGGCGAAGGCCAGCCCAGCGCCGACCAGTGGCGCTCTGCCCTGAAGAAGCTGCTGGTCGAACGCTTTCAGCTCAAGTTCCACACCGAAGACCGCGAGCTGCCCGTCTACCTGCTGGAGCAGGCGAAGGGCGGCCAAAAGATGTCGCTCAACGAAAGTGGTCCGGATCGCGGCGCAGGTCTTCTCTTCCGTGGCCCTGGCATCTTTACAGCTCAGAACGCGACCATGGCGGACTTCGCCGGCCTGCTGCAGGAGACTCTTCTGGATCGTCCGGTGCTCGACAAGACCGGCCTCGGAACCGCGCATTACGACTTCAAGCTGACCTGGCAGCCAGATGCAACGCAGTTCGGCGGCCGTTTTGCCAATGCGCCGGTCTTCGATCCCCCACGTCCGGACCTCTACACTGCCGTGCAGGAGCAGGCAGGTTTGAAGATCACTCCCGCCAAGGCTCCGGCACAGGTTTTTGTATTTGAAAAGACGGAGAAGCCATCAGAGAATTAG
- the mutM gene encoding bifunctional DNA-formamidopyrimidine glycosylase/DNA-(apurinic or apyrimidinic site) lyase has protein sequence MPELPEVETVANGLNERVAGDTIVSVWLGEKPEPLKSPPDLIAETLKTKKISKVHRIGKTVVFELAGGDQFLVHLGMTGRLLVNDADVALPPHTHAVLHLKSGREVRFIDPRRFGRVSVDRGYAGPGAEPLKIGIDEFIALFRGRKTPIKSALLNQKLLHGVGNIYADESLHRAGIRPTKHAGRLTRVELERLQKALKAVLQHAIKLGGSSVSDYVDADGMRGFFQLEHRVYLRTGDPCLTCKTPVKRVLVAGRGTHYCPSCQR, from the coding sequence GTGCCTGAGCTTCCTGAGGTTGAAACCGTTGCCAATGGCCTGAACGAGCGCGTAGCAGGCGATACGATCGTCTCCGTGTGGCTGGGCGAGAAGCCCGAGCCACTGAAATCGCCCCCGGATTTGATCGCGGAAACGCTGAAAACAAAGAAGATCAGTAAGGTTCACCGCATCGGCAAGACGGTCGTGTTTGAGTTGGCAGGCGGAGATCAGTTCCTGGTGCACCTGGGCATGACGGGGCGCCTGCTGGTGAACGATGCCGATGTCGCTTTGCCGCCGCATACCCACGCGGTTCTGCATCTGAAGTCAGGGCGCGAGGTGCGGTTTATCGACCCGCGGCGGTTTGGCCGGGTCAGCGTGGATCGCGGCTATGCTGGGCCAGGCGCTGAGCCTCTGAAAATTGGAATTGACGAGTTTATTGCGCTCTTCCGGGGCCGCAAAACACCCATTAAAAGCGCACTTTTGAACCAGAAACTGCTGCACGGAGTCGGTAATATCTATGCCGATGAGAGCCTGCACCGCGCCGGGATCCGCCCTACAAAACACGCCGGACGGCTGACAAGGGTGGAGTTGGAACGGCTGCAGAAAGCTCTGAAAGCGGTTCTGCAACACGCCATCAAGCTGGGCGGATCTTCGGTTTCCGACTACGTGGATGCCGACGGCATGCGCGGCTTCTTTCAGTTGGAGCACCGGGTCTACCTGCGGACGGGCGACCCGTGCCTTACCTGCAAAACGCCGGTCAAGCGGGTACTGGTGGCAGGACGGGGAACGCACTACTGCCCGTCCTGCCAGCGCTAG